The Neoarius graeffei isolate fNeoGra1 chromosome 7, fNeoGra1.pri, whole genome shotgun sequence genome includes a region encoding these proteins:
- the LOC132888652 gene encoding cGMP-dependent protein kinase 2 translates to MVRSDSVAMGNGSIKAPRLEETCLASGVKESPVWESSEQLRLRIAWLEEELTRRDHELRAQELQLQALQRELEAKVSQIDKLQDAIGYNSLGRSPPARHSHRLLSVINQGSTRFHRVAVEVHRRLKAKEGVSAEPTSGKFYSGHKVHHVSTERTRIRKDSGTKRLINEAIMNNDFLKKLEPQHTREMVDCMYEKIFTANQLVIQEGEPGNYLYVLAEGFLEVMQNGKLLGQMRPGTAFGELAILYNCKRTATVKAVTQSHIWALDRQMFQSIMMRSTQARHAEYFSFLRSVSLLKDLPEEKLAKIVDCLEIDYFDKGEYIIREGEEGNTFFIIAKGEVSVTQSTEGFPEPQEIKTLGVGDYFGEKALISEDVRSANIIAKENDTQCLVVDRDNFNQMVGTYEELQAYLQEYVEQLSINDERRNAVSQSPLRKRGTEAAELHNLREKAVQLSNSSFLHELQIVATLGMGGFGRVELVKLKDEDTAFALKCIKKKHIVDTKQQDHIYSEKNILQMTNCDFIVRLFRTFRDNKYVYMLLEVCLGGELWSILRDMGFFEEAAARFCIGCVLEAFDYLHGMGIVYRDLKPENLLLDTEGYIKMTDFGFAKRIGLGKKTWTFCGTPEYVAPEVIMNKGHDFGADCWSLGILIFELLTGSPPFLGSDPIKIYTMVLHGIEKVDFPKRISKRPEDLIRRLCRLNPAERLGNKKNGIIDIKKHKWFQGFNWEGLRRRKLTSPLKRELKGPLDHSHFDMFPPELEEAPDELSGWDKDF, encoded by the exons ATGGTGCGAAGTGACTCTGTGGCCATGGGGAATGGTTCAATCAAAGCCCCTCGGCTGGAGGAGACATGCTTGGCCTCAGGTGTTAAAGAGTCACCGGTGTGGGAGTCATCGGAGCAGCTGAGGCTGAGGATAGCTTGGCTCGAGGAGGAGCTTACCCGCCGAGACCATGAGCTCAGAGCCCAGGAGCTTCAGCTGCAGGCTCTACAGAGGGAGCTCGAGGCCAAAGTGTCTCAGATTGACAAGCTTCAGGATGCCATCGGGTACAACAGCCTGGGCCGCTCTCCACCAGCGAGACACAGTCACAGGCTCCTCAGTGTCATTAATCAGGGCTCAACACGTTTCCATAGGGTGGCTGTAGAGGTTCATCGCCGACTCAAAGCCAAGGAGGGGGTTTCTGCTGAGCCTACATCTGGAAAATTCTACAGTGGCCACAAGGTCCATCATGTGTCTACAGAGAGAACACGCATCCGTAAAGACTCAGG CACCAAGAGACTGATCAATGAGGCCATCATGAACAATGACTTTCTGAAGAAGTTAGAGCCTCAACACACACGAGAAATGGTGGACTGCATGTATGAGAAAATCTTTACTGCCAATCAGCTGGTGATCCAAGAAGGAGAGCCTGGGAACTACCTCTATGTGCTTGCAG AGGGCTTTTTGGAGGTGATGCAAAATGGGAAGCTCCTTGGGCAGATGCGGCCTGGAACAGCTTTTGGAGAGTTGGCCATCCTCTACAATTGCAAGAGAACTGCCACTGTTAAAG ctgtgACACAGTCCCACATCTGGGCTCTGGACCGGCAGATGTTTCAGAGCATCATGATGAGGTCCACTCAGGCCAGACACGCAGAGTACTTCAGCTTCCTGCGCAG TGTGTCTTTATTGAAGGACTTGCCAGAGGAGAAACTTGCCAAAATTGTTGACTGTCTAGAAATT GATTATTTTGACAAAGGGGAGTACATTATTCGTGAGGGTGAGGAAGGGAACACCTTCTTCATTATAGCTAAAGGAGAG GTTTCAGTAACCCAGAGCACAGAGGGCTTTCCTGAACCTCAGGAGATTAAGACCCTGGGAGTAGGAGACTATTTTGGAGAAAAAGCTCTCATAAG TGAGGATGTTCGTTCAGCTAACATCATTGCAAAGGAGAATGATACCCAGTGTTTGGTAGTGGACAGAGA TAACTTTAATCAGATGGTGGGCACTTATGAGGAGCTGCAGGCATATCTGCAGGAGTACGTGGAGCAGCTGTCTATAAACGATGAGAGGAGAAATGCAGT AAGCCAATCTCCTCTGCGTAAGCGAGGCACAGAAGCAGCTGAGCTGCACAATCTGCGGGAGAAAGCCGTACAACTGTCCAATAGCTCTTTCTTACACGAGCTGCAAATTGTGGCCACGCTAGGCATGGGAGGCTTCGGCAGAGTAGAGCTG GTGAAGCTCAAAGATGAAGATACTGCTTTTGCTTTAAAGTGCATTAAGAAGAAGCACATTGTTGACACTAAGCAGCAGGACCATATCTACTCTGAGAAGAATATTTTGCAAATGACCAACTGCGACTTTATAGTCAG ATTGTTTCGGACATTTCGGGATAACAAATATGTGTACATGCTGCTCGAGGTCTGTCTTGGTGGAGAATTATGGAGCATTCTAAGGGACAT GGGTTTCTTTGAGGAGGCCGCTGCACGATTCTGTATTGGTTGTGTACTGGAGGCCTTTGATTACCTACATGGAATGGGTATTGTTTACCGAGACCTAAAGCCAGAGAATCTACTTCTGGATACAGAGGGATATATCAAAATG ACTGATTTTGGTTTTGCTAAGAGAATCGGTTTAGGAAAGAAAACCTGGACATTCTGTGGAACTCCAGAGTATGTGGCCCCTGAGGTCATCATGAATAAAGGCCATGATTTTGGAGCTGATTGCTGGTCTTTGGGGATCCTCATTTTTGAACTCCTCACTGGCAG CCCTCCTTTCTTAGGATCCGATCCTATTAAGATCTACACAATGGTGTTACATGGCATAGAGAAGGTGGACTTTCCCAAGAGGATCAGCAAGCGCCCAGAGGACTTGATCAGGAGGCTCTGCAG